In one Halichondria panicea chromosome 4, odHalPani1.1, whole genome shotgun sequence genomic region, the following are encoded:
- the LOC135335192 gene encoding sushi, von Willebrand factor type A, EGF and pentraxin domain-containing protein 1-like — MNTTNMKKLQGDCVSWLVLLIGVAQLLLVCGEVVCLSLPPLNNGTVSYSDLTLGLNTMATYTCIPGYTLNGNSTRTCGNVGEWSGFSPYCQHIGLTDPPTCSDLTNPTNGMINYNNMGTVSMRPVGTVATFTCDTGYILDGNPTRTCGSDGVWSVSAPICLQKLICSDLTLTNGYVTYGSDRSTDNRPVNTVAFFHCNPGYTLNLTGGSLLRVCMSRGIWSGSTPTCQYIGLTDPPPTTCSDLTNPTNGMIGYNMGTSSQRPLDTMAIYTCDTGYTLNHDTTRRVCVSGGIWTGSAPTCQTIECPPLPTITNGMISYSPDVTPDYDLGTEATYTCEAGFYLEGPTAAPSTTCSDLTKPTNGMIAYNIETNSLRPVDTVATYTCDTGYTLNGDTTRACESGGMWKILCSDLTLINGNIVYNVGSPDNRLIFSTATYSCNPGYTITGGSTTRVCVSGGIWTGSAPTCQTIECPPLPTITNGMISYSPDVTPDYDLGTEATYTCEAGFYLEGNEVRVCMDDDGMDAIGGWSGREPSCVLITCPRLPDHTHTSITYSTDTTPPFTIGTRAMYTINCPEGMERDGGDDVRTCTSDGNSIIGVWNGSAPTCTAQKVYLSHGNTHYYANNTAVIISTIMTTNDTSLTCHTDSTTCCRGVDNPVRSNGFGEWFFPIGESIARNSVTGDGFYWTRFYQAIRLYRQATQCDPLINTPDNGNVIYSNQLDDGKYTFGTVATYTCSPGYGLRSIENRTCITVDDGGTVGIFSGSEPTCDPIECPPLPTITNGMISYSPDVTPDYDLGTNATYTCEAGFYLEDNGIRMCVDDNRMDAIGVWSGREASCVSVPPPVRSVLFQLRLTNINNCPDWVVSAKNFLKQTVLFLSLQDQDGRIEAVMSTFAAEVESHCGCGFSSMVMTAPLFRCFPGSDRAVTFRATLTDSRLLTPIQDWIQSNGFIPIQNVLIEMDKSCPVQILSHTDTECTNQPTAAGSSDIAAVVGGVVGVIIVVVVGVVIIVIAVLLFKSRRENSKLTVHSRTKHDLPPPVSLKGVVSTGETQPYEMIEMGHEYEEVSKFQQAVGGEYDIIGAPSQTTGSESKTPIKTELLLPTPPTPPTPQPSQATKAPGNDIEFTECVAYSTTTHSRPPQSTSL, encoded by the exons ACATAGGACTGACTGATCCTCCCACCTGCTCTGACCTAACTAATCcgaccaatggaatgatcaaCTACAATAATATGGGGACTGTTAGTATGAGACCAGTGGGAACTGTGGCCACCttcacctgtgacactggctacatTCTCGATGGAAACCCCActaggacttgtgggagtgatggagtgtggagtgtgtcAGCTCCTATTTGTCTGC AAAAACTGATTTGTTCTGACCTCACTCTCACCAATGGATACGTTACCTATGGCAGTGATAGATCTACTGACAACAGACCAGTGAACACTGTAGCTTTCTTCCACTGTAATCCTGGCTACACCCTCAATCTCACTGGAGGGAGCTTGCTCAGGGTCTGTATGAGTAGAGGGATCTGGAGTGGGTCAactccaacttgtcaat ACATAGGACTGACTGATcctccacccaccacctgtTCTGACCTGACTAATccaaccaatggaatgattgGCTACAATATGGGGACTAGTAGTCAGAGACCACTGGATACTATGGCCATCTATACCTGTGatactggctacactctcaatcaTGATACCACACGCAGGGtctgtgtgagtggagggatCTGGACTGGGTCAGCTCCAACCTGTCAAA CCATTGAGTGTCCTCCTCTACCAACCATTACCAATGGTATGATCTCCTACTCTCCTGATGTCACCCCTGACTATGACCTGGGAACTGAGGCAACCTACACTTGTGAGGCTGGGTTCTATCTTGAGG gaCCGACTGCTGCTCCATCCACCACATGCTCTGACCTGACTAAAccaaccaatggaatgattgCCTACAATATCGAGACTAATAGTCtgagaccagtggacactgtggccacctacacctgtgacactggctacactctcaatggagacaCTACCAGGGCTTGTGAGAGTggtggaatgtgga AGATACTCTGTTCCGACCTCACTCTCATCAATGGAAACATTGTCTACAATGTTGGATCCCCTGACAACAGACTTATCTTCTCTACAGCTACCTACAGCTGCAATCCTGGCTACACTATCACTGGAGGGAGCACTACTAGGGtctgtgtgagtggagggatCTGGACTGGGTCAGCTCCAACCTGTCAAA CTATTGAGTGTCCTCCTCTACCGACCATTACCAATGGTATGATCTCCTACTCTCCTGATGTCACCCCTGACTATGACCTGGGAACTGAGGCAACCTACACTTGTGAGGCTGGGTTCTATCTTGAGGGTAATGAGGTACGAGTGTGtatggatgatgatggaatGGACGCCATTGGAGGGTGGAGTGGTCGGGAGCCAAGCTGTGTCC tCATCACTTGTCCCCGTCTCCCTGATCATACCCACACTTCAATAACCTACTCTACTGACACCACACCACCTTTCACCATTGGAACACGAGCAATGTACACCATCAACTGTCCTGAGGGCATGGAGAGAGACGGAGGAGATGATGTGAGGACTTGTACTAGTGATGGCAATAGTATCATAGGGGTGTGGAATGGATCTGCTCCAACCTGTACAG CTCAGAAGGTGTATCTATCTCATGGGAACACACACTACTATGCCAACAACACTGCAGTCATCATTTCAACCATTATGACAACAAATGACACATCCTTgacctgtcacactgactcAACCACCTGCTGTAGAGGTGTTGACAATCCAGTGAGATCTAATGGTTTCGGAGAATGGTTTTTTCCTATTGGAGAGAGTATTGCTCGGAACAGTGTCACTGGTGATGGGTTTTATTGGACAAGATTCTATCAAGCTATCAGACTGTATCGTCAAG CAACACAATGTGACCCACTGATAAATACTCCTGATAATGGAAATGTGATTTACTCAAATCAATTGGACGATGGCAAGTACACCTTTGGAACCGTAGCCACATACACCTGCTCTCCCGGCTATGGTCTGAGAAGTATAGAGAATCGAACATGCATCACTGTTGATGATGGAGGTACAGTCGGGATATTCAGTGGAAGTGAACCAACTTGTGATC CCATTGAGTGTCCTCCTCTACCGACTATTACCAATGGCATGATCTCCTACTCTCCTGATGTCACCCCTGACTATGACCTGGGAACTAATGCAACCTACACTTGTGAGGCTGGGTTCTATCTTGAGGATAATGGTATACGAATGTGTGTTGATGATAATAGAATGGACGCcattggagtgtggagtggtcGGGAGGCAAGCTGTGTCT CCGTCCCCCCTCCTGTACGTTCAGTGTTATTCCAGCTcagactcaccaacatcaACAACTGTCCTGACTGGGTGGTGAGTGCTAAGAATTTCCTAAAGCAAACAGTACTGTTTCTCTCTCTACAGGACCAGGATGGGAGGATAGAAGCTGTGATGAGCACATTTGCTGCCGAGGTGGAGAGtcactgtgggtgtggtttctcaAGCATGGTCATGACTGCCCCTCTCTTCCGCTGCTTCCCTGGGTCGGACAGAGCTGTTACATTCCGAGCCACTCTAACCGATTCCAGGCTCCTCACTCCCATACAAGACTGGATACAAAGCAATGGATTCATTCCCATTCAGAATGTACTGATTGAAATGGACAAGTCTTGTCCAGTACAGATATTGAGCCATACAGACACAGAGTGCACCAATCAGCCTACAGCTGCAGGGAGCAGTGACATAGCCGCTGTGGTCGGTGGAGTGGTGGGAGTGATCATTGTGGTTGTGGTGGGCGTTGTCATCATAGTGATTGCTGTACTGTTGTTCAAAAGCAGGAGAGAGAATTCGAAGCTGACCGTCCACAGTAGAACAAA GCATGACCTACCACCACCAGTATCGCtaaagggtgtggtcagtacTGGTGAGACACAACCATACGAGATGATTGAAATGGGTCACGAATACGAGGAAGTGTCCAAGTTCCAACAGGCCGTCGGTGGAGAGTATGACATCATTGGAGCACCCTCAcagacaactggctccgagaGCAAGACTCCTATAAAGACTGAGTTGCTActgcccactccacccactccacccactccacaacCCTCACAAGCGACTAAAGCTCCCGGAAATGATATTGAGTTTACAGAGTGCGTTGCTTACAGCACGACCACCCACAGTCGCCCCCCACAGTCCACAAGCTTGTGA
- the LOC135335193 gene encoding sushi, von Willebrand factor type A, EGF and pentraxin domain-containing protein 1-like, with protein MKKLQGDCVSWLVLFTGVVQLLLVCGEGVYLSLGSTNITTNNTEILITDIGDDVGDGRPSLICHTDLVACCTPSETMAKGIGLWRYPNGTRVPGESGASRPYVSLRNGQSIKLARRESLLFSPPLSPTGSYCCTIPTNEGVMMFCANLVVCLSLPALNNGIVSYSHLTLGLNTVAIYTCDTGYTLNGGTTRTCGSDGVWSGSDLSCLPCSDLTLTNGDIVYTDGSPDNRPIGSRATYSCNLGYTITRGSTTRTCVSGGRWDGSPSTCQNTRPTVAPPTTCSDLTNPTRGMTAYNMGTASPRPVDTVATYTCATGYTLNGVTTRTCGSDGVWSGSSPVCQRIGFDLPSLTNGMISYNGGSTNNRPVGTVAIFSCNTGYTLNEDATKTCGNDGMWSGSSPVSAFTYPY; from the exons ATGAAAAAGCTACAAGGTGACTGTGTCTCTTGGCTGGTCCTGTTCACTGGAGTTGTTCAGCTCCTActagtgtgtggagagg GAGTGTACTTATCTCTGGGATCAACCAACATCACCACTAACAACACTGAGATCCTCATCACTGATATTGGAGATGATGTTGGGGATGGTCGTCCTTCTCTCATCTGTCACACTGACCTTGTGGCCTGTTGTACACCCAGTGAGACAATGGCAAAAGGTATTGGACTTTGGCGCTATCCAAATGGAACTCGTGTTCCTGGTGAATCAGGAGCATCTCGTCCGTATGTGTCATTAAGAAATGGTCAATCCATCAAACTGGCTCGTAGAGAGAGTTTGTTGTTCTCTCCTCCCCTGAGTCCAACTGGTTCCTACTGTTGTACTATACCAACTAATGAAGGAGTGATGATGTTCTGTGCCAACCTGG TTGTGTGCCTGTCTCTCCCTGCCCTGAACAATGGAATAGTTTCATACAGCCACTTAACACTGGGTCTGAACACTGTGGCCatctacacctgtgacactggctacactctcaatggaggcaccaccaggacttgtgggagtgatggagtgtggagtgggtcagatCTATCTTGTCTTC CCTGTTCTGACCTCACTCTCACCAATGGAGACATTGTCTACACTGATGGATCCCCTGACAACAGACCTATCGGCTCTAGAGCTACTTACAGCTGCAATCTTGGCTACACTATCACAAGAGGGAGCACCACCAGGacctgtgtgagtggagggagaTGGGATGGATCACCTTCAACTTGTCAAA acaCAAGACCGACTGTTGCTCCACCCACAACGTGCTCTGACCTGACTAATCCGACCAggggaatgactgcttacaatatggggactgctagtccaagaccagtggacactgtggccacctacacctgtgccACTGggtacactctcaatggagtcACCACCAgaacttgtgggagtgatggagtgtggagtgggtcatcTCCtgtgtgtcagc GTATCGGCTTTGACTTACCCtcactgaccaatgggatgatctcCTACAATGGTGGATCCACTAACAACAGACCAGTGGGCACTGTGGCCATCTTcagctgtaacactggatataCTCTCAATGAAGACGCTACTAAGACTTGTGGGAatgatggaatgtggagtggatCATCTCCt GTATCTGCTTTCACTTACCCTtactga